The sequence atatatatatatatatatatatatatatatatatatatatatatatgtatatatatgtatatatatacacatataatatatatatatatatatatatatatatatatacatatatatatatatatatatatatatacatgtatatatacatatatatatatatatatatatatatatatatatatatatatatatatatatatatatttatcatatatatctattatatatgtaatttatatatatacatacacatatatatatatatatatatatatatatatatatatatacacacacatatatatatatatatatatatatatatatacatatatatccatatatatatatccatatgtatatatatatatatatatatatatatatatatatatatatatgtacacatacaatatatatatatatatatatatatatatatatatacatatatacatatatatatatatatacatatatacatatatatatatatatatatatatatatatataaaaatataatatataatatatatatatatatatatatatatatatatatatatatatatatatacatatatacatatatatgtatatatatataattaatatatatatatatatatatatatatatatatatatatatatatatatatatatatgtatacacatataatatatatatatatatatatatatatatatatatatatatatatatatatatatatatatatatatatatatatatatataggaattacaggtgaagatataatatttggtgtgcagcagggtccaaaaaacatcagttaaaaggccataatttatttagagacgtttcgaacattgcaatgttcattatcaatctgtaaaagataatataaaattcttaaaatttgtacaataatttaaaacaaaatagtaaaagagtattaaaacatttttgattttataacggaaaatcgtaaaaaaactaaaacagtaaaacaaaagagaaccagtgctcaccagaccatccataggaaaaggtgaagaacgaatgagtaaaaattgttacccacctacgacttcagttatgctaagaaaagaggagaggcagagatattagagtttaaactctaatatctctgcctctcctcttttcttagcataactgaagtcgtaggtgggtaacaatttttactcattcgttcttcaccttttcctatggatggtctggtgagcactggttctcttttgttttactgttttagtttttttacgattttccgttataaaatcaaaaatgttttaatactcttttactattttgttttaaattattgtacaaattttaagaattttatattatcttttacagattgataatgaacattgcaatgttcgaaacgtctctaaataaattatggccttttacctgatgttttttggaccctgctgcacaccaaatatatatatatatatatatatatatatatatatatatatatatatatatatatatatatatatatatatatatatatatatatacacacacacacacacataaaagatGACCAATTAAACCAGATGTATTGAATGTAAGAACTAGCCTACCCAAAACAGGAGATTTCCTTCTACAGTTATCATAGTTATATACAGAAGATTTCTCTCTTTTACCCATAAACTTTAAGGGATTTTGATACCAACTACTCAATCCTTCATTGATAAAACAAATGAGGTCACTGTTTTGCTTTCCAGTGGCGGTACGTAGCTGGAAACAACTGGGGTATTTGTGAAGATGGTTCTGGAGGTCTAGGTTGTGGGGAACAAGAGGAATTTCGGGCTTGTGCTGATGTTGCTATAATTGCCCAACCGTCTTGgtttgtatatttctattttttttttatgaattattaatattgtttttctaTCTTTTAAAGTAATGCAATCTTTCTtagataaaagtatatttttatatttcgtttatgaattttgaatattgtttttctATCTTTTAAAGTAATACAATCTATCTGAAATACAAGtatatttctatctttctcttatgaattatgaatattgttttttcatctttcaaagtaatgaaatcttttataattaaaatcatatttcCATCTTTCTTTTCTGAATTATGAATATTGCCCTACTATCTTTTAAAGTGATGCAATCTTtcttaaataaaagtatatttctatCTTTCTCGTATGGAATATGAATATTATTCTTCTATCTTTCAAAGTAATGCAATCTTTCTTGAATAAAagtataattctgtgtttgttttaTGAATTATGAATATTGTTTTCGATATTTCTAAGTAATGTAATCTTTCTTAAATAAAggtatatttctatctttctttaatgattcataaatattttttttctatatttcaaagTGATACAAGCTTTCTTAAATACAAGTATATTTCTATCTTGTTTATATGgaatataaatattgttttttgtaATTATTAAACTATTGCAATCTTTCTTAGATAAAATGAGTCTAAAACCAGTTTGGAATATGTCAAATTTGTTTagttacacatatacacattttctTCATAGTGAATTATGCTTTATAGAAAACTGTACTATAAAGGGTAACTATAAAATAGTTTCAGAATACTTTCTTCTTTTAATGTTCAACAATACTGGTTTCTATTTTGTAAATGTCAACAATCACATTACGAAATCTTTTAATAACGCTTTATTAGAGCATTAATGAGATTACTTGATATAAATGAGACTCATGGTATAATATAACAGAATGTGGAGAGATAAGACAGTGATTGTAcatcttaatatttcatatatacaattcaccttttatatcttatattatctATCAGGAATTAGCAAGGTTCAATCAAGCGTCTCAAGTTAGTTTTAAAATAACTTTATGAGGTTATGGTAGAATAAATAAGTATGGTTATTATAGATGTCAATTTGTTTCTTTGCCCAGAACGGGCAAGTTTCAACTGTCCAGGAAATTTTTTTTCTGTTCAGTTGAATTTGGTGGCTCAAAATTTGTTGGACTAATTTTCTTATCCTAAATGGATATAAACTCAATTGTacaatatgaataaatttctactcCACATTAGGATCAAAATCAGGACACACGAGGGAATCTTAGTTCACACAAACTTCCCTGAAGAGTTCTTAGTTTTATTTAATATGAAGTAGAAATTCATGCTtcttatgagatagaaatttaagcTTCACATGAGGTAGAAATTCCTTGAGCTTCCTTTACTCAATAGTCCCTGGTTTTTCCTTATATGAGATAGAAACTCAAGTTACCCTTTCTGAGGAGTTCTTGGTTTTATCTAATAAaaggcagaaattcaaatttctctTACTCAAGAACTCTTGGTTTTATTTTATATGACGTAGAATAGCAAGCCACTTCCACTGAAGAGTCCTTGGATTTATTCAATATGAGGTAAAATACAAGTGTCTTTGGTATTTTTTGATATGAGGTAGAAAAGTACGCTTCCCTTACTCAAGATTCCTTAGTTTTTTTCTGATAGGAGGTAGAAATTCCATGATTATGATAATATTGCCAAttggttataacaataataatatacccaAAGGACGAGCAGTGGGTTCAAAGAAACGGCATCCAAGACAAAATCCTCGACTGGGAAAGTTACCAGCAGCTATAGCTGGTATTCCACTCCAGAGCCGGAAGTCCCGCCAACCCTGAGCCCAACTATAATACCTCCTCCAGTGTCAACAACCAGGACAGAACCCCCTCGCAGGACAACGACACGTCGTCCTACCACCAGCAGAAGTCCCAGGCCTCGTACGACTACTACAAGACAGCCAACCCCACCGTCCACAAGGACCGGCACACTGGAAACCCTCATTTCCACCAAGCCACCAGGACCATCATGTCATGCGACCAATGGATGGCATGTAGTGAATGGCATGGACGAATGGTGCATGAGAAACTGCAATCATGTGCCTCCCTTCTGTCCTGCGTCGCATTGCACCTGCGATTAAATGGATGAACTGAACCCTAGCTTACTACTTCATGACAGAACCATTTTAATAAACCACATAAGATTGACGTTTCTGACGTTGCTATGAACTAAGTTTAATATTAACTATTACAAAATTAAAGTTTTGGCCGATTGTAAAACGGTAAAATTCTAATCagctatagaaattataaaaagatagaCGTAATACTGATAGACATATTGTAAGACCGACTACTCATATCTTTGCCAAAGTATATGCCAAATCATGATAGTATTACGATGAAATGAACAAGATCAAATTTTTTGTGTCATAATAAGCTGATAATTAAGTCCTAGTTTTGTATGTGTCCAATTTGTGAGGTATGCCTAAGCACTTATTTATTTCAAGATTTAGTGTTGTGTGAATGGTTTTGCACAATGGTGGTAGAACATTCCTTAAAATATCTGAATGGACACATGCAATGTAGGTGATTTGTGAGTTGGTATGGATGAGTTTCCAAATAGATTTTTCTTGATCATTCGAATGACAGACAATACAAAGAAATAACAATCATCATTTGTCATGTTATTCAACTCGAGGATATTTGACCTATGCTCAAAAGCATTTGCATTATACCtacttttttatttgttgaaaGATTGTCGTTTATACGAATAGGTCAGAGAAAAACCTAGAATGATGTTGCCATGAGTGTATCTTTTGCTGGAGGAAATTGACTTTTGTCATATGAAATGAGTTCCATACTACCAGTATTTTGAAAGAATAACTGAAATCCATGAAGTATACAGAATTTGCTTTTCATATCCATTAGTTCAATTAAGTGATATGGCCATAATAGCTTATAAACTTCAGAATacctttttttctttgtattttctttacatatttctaaATGCTGTAGTGGCATAGCACTAAATAGGTTTGAATCCCAACTGAGAATAATTTCCTCGCCATTTATCCTTTGGATTTCAGTGTTTTCAGTAGTGAATATCATCCAaatttatctatctaccaaggcacttcctaaTTTTaagggttagccaacatcaaaaaaagaaaacaaaggggacctttcttctcttcgctcctcccagcctgacgagggattcaggcgAGTTTTGTTcatactgcttgggtgccacagcccaccctcccccattacccaccacaatgaagcttcatatgctaaaTCCCCTAGTGCCGCTACCTCATCGTcaccaaggtgactggaggaagcagcaaggcatattggaactgcatcacaattgctcgccattcattcctatttctagcacgctctctagactctctcacatctatcctcctgtcacctagggctttctctactccatccatccatccatccttcCTCTTGGatatctcccatcaactcttgcattcatccaaCTATATCATCAAATTTAGCAGTTAGTAGGTTATTATGGCCACTTGTATccactaaatattttcatattcccatTAAAGGGTGATAAATTAATGTAACTGAGAACAATAAActcattttttaatgaggcgcatttgcactgactcgcaagggtgtcctttttcctcggaaaagtttcctacttgaggattagttagaattattttgtcaaaccaatcagctagtatgaagcttttctgagctaaaaaggcacctctgcgagtcggtacacattcgcctgattaaaaaaaattagtagagTGGTTTTTGTGACGCCATTTGTATCGAGGAGATTGATTATTgatttctggtatcctgacatctaaggtcgttgaCGCCGATATTAGCAAGGATATCATGTCAATTAAATCTAATAGATTTCAATctactttattattgttatattttttcttcGAATGTCATTGTTAAGGAAGTTAGTAGTGTGAGGAAATAAAACCAACCTAATATGAACATTAGTAATATGAAATTACCAGAAAAGACAGTGGCTTATTAAACATAAATGCTGATTTCATTTCTGAAGTTTATCATTGATGTATGAAATATTCTGGTTTTACTTTAGGGTTGAGTACAGCTATATCGAGttatatatgatatttcaaaaAACAAATGAAGCCTTCCATGTAGTATTATGAATTTATCTAGTTCTGTAATCCATTTGAAATATTCTGTACCGAGTGTATCCTGTTGCAGATGGAACTTGATTATTTATCTTTCAATATAATGCCATACAGTTACATAATTCTGTTATGCATTGGAGGAATTCTGTATCCCGTAAAAGACTTATAATGGTATACCTCcattataacatatatttatactaTTTTTTACCATATTTATAACTTATTTCGCACTAAATTCTATTTATCTGAAATCTGATCTTGTGAACTATTTATCTacaaaatgataaattatttttttcttattcctagtCAATAAAGAATGAAATTAATTACAAATTGTTTGTTTTTCTTGCCCTTTTAATATTTACccgaaatatttttattatattcaatgaTTTGATTTACTAAAACGATATATTTGAGCTATTTTTCATCTATATGGAATATACTTGTTAGtgattttacaaaagaaaaaaaaagaaaaaaaaaattacaaaaataatgttttttttttttttataattcaaaatcaATAGATGATGTGATTTTAGGGCAACATATTCTAAAAGGTTTTCATTATCATATGATTACTTTTAACAGGTTAATTACATATAAATTACTACTGGTCGATTCAGTCTCTTATAATCCATCAAGTAACAAATTCctgtcaaaatattttattttccacaaTTGTCACTATCATCACTAATTTTATCTCTATTATAAGCACATATTGTCCTTATCATCACTATCACTTTATCAATATCAAATGCCATACTCCATTCTATTACAGTTGCTaaagaaagttcaaacttgcataaaaTGTTTATagtgagcaggctgacataagcctcttttttatagtttatatatgatatataaagattttttttctaatatatttactgttcttaagacattttatttcaattgttcattatttcttatatagtttatttatttccttatttcctttcctcacaggtctaCTTTCCCCTctaggagcccttggacttatagcatcctggtttgccaactggggttttagcttagaatgataaataaaaataataataataataataataataataataataataataataataataataataataatgataattgacgaAGAcgataacaatgacaatgacaatgacaatgatgataacgataacgatgacgatgacgatgataggAGAATGGATGGTATCTAAGTACTGAAATCACTCGTATAAGAATGTCTTCAAATAGTCATTTTCAGAAGCGTGTGATACAAAGTCAAAAGGAAGTCATGTATTCTATTCTGTATTAGTGACAGTGAATTATTGATTATCGGAATTTAGAAAAACAAGACTCAATTATTGTAACAATGATTTAAAAGATAAATTCTCCTTTAATGTTTAGAAGATAAAACTAGAGATTGATAAAACAAACAGCTAGAAAAAAGGCTGTATGAAAATATTACTGTGAATAACCCTTATGGAAGCATTATTAAAACTTCATATTGTCAGTTGCTATACTCAAATCCAACATGTTAAGGAAGTAACAAATAAATTTTGCATCAATAGGATGTAAAGCAAGCAGAAACTATTTTAGTGCATCCCCGGATATAGAGCAAATGAGGGTTATGAAgcgtgaagatagagacgactggccttttgcatcaataggcgtaggaggaattggtgattatgatgatgatgagataattCAAGTAACCATGGGATTGAttctaaatgaaaatatttataacgaaATAAAGTAAATATGTTCAACCTCTGcaggaaatgataaaatataaactatttacTAAAGAATCTTTTGAACTTCCTGCAAAAAGGCAAGCGTAACATGAGTaatagataatttatataatagagatttatatatatatatatatatatatatatatatatatatatatatatatatatatatatatatatatacatatatatatatatatatatatatatatatatatatatatatatatatatatatatatatatatatatatatatatatatatatatatgaaaagtgtttttttattcaatatattctCTGGGTATTTAATAACATGATTTTTTGAGATACATCACCATTCTAGCTTTCTTAATCATATGAATATgttggaaacacacacacataaacaaacagttGTTTAAATCAATACAAAAGAGCAAAACAAACAATCGATTACTCTTAACCAAATAAGGATTAGATTTATATTGAATATCCTTATCTAATGTGGATATAACTGAATTCTTTTTATTATAGTTACCCCAAGCTTATAATTTTTCCAAATCGCTTtactataaaagaaaatgaacagttacgtaaactataataaaaatgtctctccaacccccctctctctctctctctctctctctcatatatatattatatatacacacacacacacacacacatatatatatatatatatatatatatatatatatatatatatatatatatatatatatatatatatacatatatatatggagcctttgtagggtgacggccagatcccgtagaaaacgggaatattctgaactgtggccgtcgttcttaaaacgattttggcgggagaagctaacttaaaaaacccacctaacatatgctaaaagccgtatccttacccaggggggcttggCCCcctcccggaccccccccccccttacacaacagttccttacctacgagtacgacgggagaagctaacttaaaaaacccacctaacctatgctaaaagccgtgtccttacccaggggggctgcgcccccccggacccccccttacacaacatatttaagatccgtagaccatttccaaacgtttttattctatacatgataacagtcggagcgataataagcaaattaggacgcttggccgtagcgctacaaactacccatatatatatatatatatatatatatatatatatatatatatatatatatgtatatatatatatatatatatatatatatatatatatatatatatata comes from Palaemon carinicauda isolate YSFRI2023 chromosome 19, ASM3689809v2, whole genome shotgun sequence and encodes:
- the LOC137658611 gene encoding uncharacterized protein, whose amino-acid sequence is MLQLYIPLLLSLTVGMCKGHGRLIDPPSRASAWRYGWGTPIDYNDNEGFCGGFSHQYHTNGGKCGICGDAWEENPRPHEAGGKYATGTIVRHYTEGQVIQVKVEITSNHMGHFEFRICPNNNPAVEASQTCLNANPLFLAEGGFQSELPSGTGVFPVKLQLPRNLTCSQCVFQWRYVAGNNWGICEDGSGGLGCGEQEEFRACADVAIIAQPSWTSSGFKETASKTKSSTGKVTSSYSWYSTPEPEVPPTLSPTIIPPPVSTTRTEPPRRTTTRRPTTSRSPRPRTTTTRQPTPPSTRTGTLETLISTKPPGPSCHATNGWHVVNGMDEWCMRNCNHVPPFCPASHCTCD